One Bythopirellula goksoeyrii genomic window, CGATTCGATGCTCGTCGTCGAGCGTCACGATGGCTTTTTTCCAGTCTTTCGTATAACCGAGATGCATTTTCGTGCGCCGCGGCTTTCCTTTTCGGTTCTGCGTATGCACCTTCAAAACACGCACCTCAAACAGCTCCTCGATGGCTCGCTTCACATCCTGCTTGGTAGCCAAGCGATTGATCTCAAAAGCGTAGGCATTATTGCGAGTCGATCGATGCATACCCTTTTCCGTAACCAATGGCTTCAAAATCACCTGGTGCGGTTCAAGGATAATGCTCGTTGCTTGGGGAATATGTCTGGGCATAATCTTATCTTACTTAAGCGACTAATCTTGCTTGCTTGCACCATTGGCTGATGCATTTGATTTCAATTGGTCGAGGGCCTCGGTGGTAATCACCAACCTGCGGGCGGACAATACACTCAAGGCATTTAACTCCGCGGCAGGCGACACAGAAACCTTCTGAATGTTTCGCGCACTCTTATATACATTCGGTGAGTAACCCGCCGTCGCAATCAAAAGCGACTCACCCTGACAACCCAAGTGACCGAGCACACCGGCCATTTCCCGGGTTTTTGGCTCGGAAAACTCCAGCTTGTCGATCAACGTGATTTCATCATCTCTAATTTTCGAGGCGATCGCCATTCGCGTAGCTAAACGCAATGCCTTGCGGGGAAGCGAATACGAGTAGTCGCGATTGTTAATGGCGTGAATATGCCCACCACCAGTCCGGATACCACTTCGCCTCGACCCGGCACGGGCATTACCAGTGCCTTTTTGTCGGTACAGCTTCTTGGTCGTACCTGCGACCATACTGCGAGTCTTGGTCTGGTGCGAACCTTGCCGCTGATTGGCCTGATACATTACGACCGCGTCGTGCAAAAGCTGCTTATTGATGCGCGGAGCGAAATCGGTCGGCTCGACAGTGTAGGTGCCGACCTTTTTACCTTTTGCATCGTGTACAGTTAGTTTTGGCATTGTCTCTTAATCCAACTACAACTAGCCGCTGAAGCGACAAGTCCGTCCTATAGCTTGTTACTTTTCTTGACTACGACATACCCACCGTTGGGCCCGGGCACGGCACCTTTAACCAAAAGCAAGTTGTTCTCTGCGTCGATCCGCACGATCTTTTGATTGCGAACCGTGCAACGTGCTGCACCATACTGGCCAGGCATCTTCACACCCTTCATCAGACGACTTGGAGTCGCACTGCAACCGGTACCTCCCATATGGCGATGACACTTCTTCACGCCGTGAGTTGCCCTCTGACCTGCGAAATTATGACGCTTCATAGCACCCGAGAAACCCCGCCCCTTACTGGTGCCAACGACGTCTACGGTTGCAATGCCTTGAAATGCGTCGACACTTACCTGACCACCCACATCAAGGTCGCCAGCAGGCCCGCGAATCTCGCGAATATATCGCTTGGGCTCACAATTGGCCTTAGCGAGCAATTCCACGCCAGCAGCAGCACGCTTCTTACTGCGCTTACTGTCTAATTTCGCGACCTGCCCACGTTGCGCGCGGGAGGCCAGGCGACGAGGCTTATCGAGGTAGCCCAACTGAACAGCCTCATAGCCATCGCGGTCGGTTGAGCGGACCTGAAGAACATCGCAAGGCCCAGCCTGAAGAATGGTCACGGGCACTGACTGGCCAGATTCATCAAAAATCTGGGTCATACCGATCTTCCGACCCAGTATTCCGACAACTTTTTCGTCTTTAGCCATGTAAGTGATCCCTAGACAATGATCCGCTGTCGCAGTATTGGTCCGAAGTCAGTTTGCCGCTGCCGCAGGAGACACTCACCGCAGCGAGGCTTACCTACGCAACATCCGTTGCATGTAAATTACCCAGATTTATCCGGATAGGAATTGTTGTTTTTTTCTTAGGCTGTCGTAGCCTTGATCTTAATATCGACACCCGCAGGAAGACTTAGCTTGTTGAGGGCTTCAATGGTCTTGGCCGTAGCCTGGACGATGTCGATCAGTCTCTTATGGGTTCGAATCTCAAACTGTTGACGCGCCTTCTTGTCGACATGAGGACCGGACAAAACGGTGTAACGCTCTATCCTCGTTGGCAACGGTATAGGGCCATGCACCTCGGAGTTGGTGCGCTTAGCAGTGTCCACGATCTCCAGGGCACTCTGATCCAAGACCGAGTGATCGTAGGCTTCCATCCGAATACGAATAACTTCCTTAGCAGCGGCCACGCTTATTCCCCACCAACAGGACTCGACACCCAAATATCAAAGAACAAATTCGCTCGAACACACTGACGACAATGTGTTGTGGCGAATCGCAGATTTTAGATCAGAACCGATAATGGGTCAATGGGCTCAACACGAGAGATTCAGAATTATTCTTTGGTGCAGCGATGCGACCCTAACAGCTGGGGTGAGTGGGTGAACTTTGTCGCAAGGCGAATGCGATTGGCAGCAGTAAACATACAGGGGGCATTTGCCACCCGCTCGCCGAGAATCATTGGCGAGCGGGACGGCGTAAGCCTTGCGCTCCATCGCAAATCTAACCGCCGACTCAAGCCTGTGCGCAATCAGAAAAAGATTCGCAATTCTCATTTTTCGCACTTGTAGTGCGTTAAATAATCGCTATGTTATTGCTGTTGAGAGTCAGTATCAATTTAATAAGCCCTTTATTCTAAGCACCCGGAATTTACCTGCTCATGACGAAAATGCTCACAAGAACGCTGTATGCCCTAATTTTTGGGCTATTCTCACTGACAATCACCACCCCCGCCAATGCGGATTTTGCCGCCCCACAGTCCTGGAACCGTGGCGATGTGAATACCACCTACCAACATTGGGATTTCTTTGACTCTTACCCCACAGACAGCACGCCCGACGTGGGTAAC contains:
- the rplW gene encoding 50S ribosomal protein L23, whose product is MPRHIPQATSIILEPHQVILKPLVTEKGMHRSTRNNAYAFEINRLATKQDVKRAIEELFEVRVLKVHTQNRKGKPRRTKMHLGYTKDWKKAIVTLDDEHRIELF
- the rplD gene encoding 50S ribosomal protein L4, which gives rise to MPKLTVHDAKGKKVGTYTVEPTDFAPRINKQLLHDAVVMYQANQRQGSHQTKTRSMVAGTTKKLYRQKGTGNARAGSRRSGIRTGGGHIHAINNRDYSYSLPRKALRLATRMAIASKIRDDEITLIDKLEFSEPKTREMAGVLGHLGCQGESLLIATAGYSPNVYKSARNIQKVSVSPAAELNALSVLSARRLVITTEALDQLKSNASANGASKQD
- the rplC gene encoding 50S ribosomal protein L3, translated to MTQIFDESGQSVPVTILQAGPCDVLQVRSTDRDGYEAVQLGYLDKPRRLASRAQRGQVAKLDSKRSKKRAAAGVELLAKANCEPKRYIREIRGPAGDLDVGGQVSVDAFQGIATVDVVGTSKGRGFSGAMKRHNFAGQRATHGVKKCHRHMGGTGCSATPSRLMKGVKMPGQYGAARCTVRNQKIVRIDAENNLLLVKGAVPGPNGGYVVVKKSNKL
- the rpsJ gene encoding 30S ribosomal protein S10, whose amino-acid sequence is MAAAKEVIRIRMEAYDHSVLDQSALEIVDTAKRTNSEVHGPIPLPTRIERYTVLSGPHVDKKARQQFEIRTHKRLIDIVQATAKTIEALNKLSLPAGVDIKIKATTA